A portion of the Toxotes jaculatrix isolate fToxJac2 chromosome 16, fToxJac2.pri, whole genome shotgun sequence genome contains these proteins:
- the phpt1 gene encoding 14 kDa phosphohistidine phosphatase — protein MCTQTKAAALMANIPRADIDPSGVFKYVLIRVHSREEGDDSEVDIVRGYGWAEYHADIYEKVSEELEKDGHLDCECIGGGRIKHDPQAKKIHVYGYSMGFGRANHAVTTEKLKARYPDYEVTWDNEGY, from the exons ATGTGCACACAGACGAAGGCTGCGGCTCTGATGGCCAACATACCGCGGGCAGACATAGACCCGTCCGGCGTGTTTAAGTACGTCCTGATCCGGGTCCAcagcagggaggaaggagaCGACTCGGAGGTAGATATAGTCCGAGGATACGGCTGGGCTGAGTACCATG CTGACATCTATGAGAAAGTTTCAGAGGAGCTGGAAAAGGACGGCCACCTGGACTGTGAGTGTATCGGAGGAGGGAGGATCAAACACGATCCCCAGGCCAAGAAGATCCACGTCTATGGTTACTCCATG GGATTTGGAAGAGCAAACCACGCAGTAACCACTGAGAAACTAAAGGCTCGGTATCCGGACTACGAGGTGACCTGGGACAATGAAGGATATTGA